A region from the Acinonyx jubatus isolate Ajub_Pintada_27869175 chromosome C2, VMU_Ajub_asm_v1.0, whole genome shotgun sequence genome encodes:
- the TMPPE gene encoding transmembrane protein with metallophosphoesterase domain, with the protein MAIFRQLSLRAKAALAAGTVFVSMIVSRSCLAGSLELRAWRWLFRLQLALFANSLMLIGSLYIWRSTVSNLSHCPGAESACFQLWKMAVVAFLALAHSSFFTMLFLVAEEPYLFSLAAYSCLGAYIIMVFFLCTLSGMEQAYQLVAWRSGRVVGGLDKTRKVAVRPALAVAVTAVLSVAGLLNAAQPPAVKTVQVPVRQLPPSMDGLKIALLSDIHLGPTVGRTKMEMFVRMVNVLQPDVTVIVGDLCDAEASTLRTAVAPLDQLRSRLGAYFVTGNHEYYTSDVSNWFALLESLNVRPLHNENVRISATGTQPGGAEDDDWICLAGVDDIEADILHYYGHGMDLVKALGGCRPDRPTILLAHQPLAAKRALQARPDISLILSGHTHAGQIFPLNVAAYLLNPFFAGLYQVAQTTFVYVSPGTAYYGIPMRLGTRAEITELILRRAP; encoded by the coding sequence ATGGCGATCTTCAGGCAGCTGTCCCTGCGTGCAAAGGCTGCCCTGGCCGCCGGCACTGTCTTCGTGTCCATGATTGTGTCCCGCTCCTGTCTGGCGGGGAGCCTTGAGCTCCGGGCCTGGCGTTGGCTGTTCCGCCTGCAGCTCGCCCTGTTTGCCAACTCGCTCATGCTCATTGGCTCCCTCTACATCTGGCGGAGCACAGTCAGCAACCTCAGCCACTGCCCGGGCGCCGAGTCCGCCTGTTTCCAGCTCTGGAAGATGGCGGTTGTGGCGTTTCTGGCCCTGGCCCATTCCAGCTTCTTCACCATGCTCTTTTTAGTGGCCGAGGAGCCCTATCTCTTCTCCTTGGCAGCCTACTCCTGCCTCGGGGCGTACATCATCATGGTCTTCTTCCTCTGCACCCTCAGTGGCATGGAGCAGGCCTATCAGCTCGTGGCCTGGCGCAGCGGCAGGGTCGTGGGCGGCCTCGACAAGACAAGGAAGGTGGCGGTCAGGCCGGCCCTGGCGGTGGCAGTGACCGCTGTGCTCAGTGTGGCTGGGCTTCTGAACGCCGCCCAGCCCCCGGCCGTGAAGACCGTGCAGGTGCCCGTCCGTCAGCTGCCTCCCTCGATGGACGGCCTCAAGATCGCGCTCCTCTCCGACATCCACTTGGGCCCTACCGTGGGCAGGACCAAGATGGAGATGTTCGTGAGGATGGTGAACGTGCTGCAGCCAGACGTCACAGTGATCGTGGGGGACCTCTGTGACGCGGAAGCCTCCACCCTGCGGACGGCGGTCGCTCCTCTGGACCAGCTTCGCTCGCGCCTCGGCGCCTACTTCGTCACGGGGAATCACGAGTACTACACGTCGGACGTCAGCAACTGGTTCGCGCTGCTGGAATCCCTGAACGTCAGGCCCCTTCACAACGAGAATGTGAGGATTTCCGCCACGGGGACCCAACCCGGGGGCGCTGAGGACGACGACTGGATCTGCTTGGCTGGGGTGGATGACATCGAGGCGGACATCCTGCACTACTACGGCCACGGCATGGACCTGGTCAAGGCCCTGGGGGGCTGCCGCCCGGACCGCCCCACCATCTTGCTGGCTCACCAGCCCCTGGCTGCCAAGAGAGCCCTGCAGGCTCGGCCGGATATTAGCCTCATTCTTTCTGGGCACACGCATGCCGGGCAGATCTTCCCTTTGAACGTGGCAGCCTATCTCCTCAACCCCTTCTTCGCCGGCCTCTACCAGGTGGCCCAGACCACGTTTGTGTACGTCAGCCCGGGCACCGCCTACTATGGGATCCCCATGAGACTGGGCACCAGGGCAGAGATTACCGAGCTCATCCTGCGGCGGGCTCCTTGA